The proteins below come from a single Vibrio diazotrophicus genomic window:
- a CDS encoding four-carbon acid sugar kinase family protein produces the protein MKEGINIPHYIVADDFTGANDIGVALASSRIVTQVLLTDESSHDNNSSVGVICTNSRDLASNEAKDKLANTSINLQLAQKQPLLIKKVDSTLRGNIGSEIQALLATGYALSIVAIAAPYAKRKTVGGLCYVNDVPLSETEFASDPKSPIRSSRIKDIIELQTNAATVEYLLADVNSEQHAQNFAQLYDSGAKIIVCDAQSHTDLFDLYHAASQLNVPTVFVTTGELTYSLVAQESSPLTELRRNPAPVLAVIGSMSEMTLKQSQYLLDNKDAEVIDLDLEKLLSPDWTSYLETKSDQAIEVLKQGSNCVVRSCKNAELRHELKAIAEQHGLSQKQLAEHVRECLASFASQIIRTSNAYIGGMILCGGDIAIATAQHLGASSYQIGGRVAGCVPWGTLNSTFTPFPIFTKAGGFGEPATFSQVIQQLHKEVRQ, from the coding sequence ATGAAGGAAGGAATTAACATACCTCACTATATAGTCGCCGATGATTTTACAGGGGCAAACGATATAGGTGTCGCACTTGCGTCATCTCGTATTGTTACGCAGGTATTACTTACGGATGAGAGCAGTCATGACAACAACTCAAGTGTTGGTGTCATCTGTACCAATTCCCGAGATTTGGCAAGCAACGAAGCTAAAGATAAATTAGCCAACACGTCCATCAATCTTCAGCTTGCACAGAAACAACCTTTATTAATAAAGAAAGTTGACTCAACGCTACGTGGAAACATCGGAAGCGAAATTCAAGCGCTATTGGCAACAGGTTATGCACTATCGATTGTTGCGATTGCCGCTCCCTATGCGAAAAGAAAGACCGTTGGTGGGCTATGCTACGTCAACGATGTTCCACTGTCTGAAACAGAGTTTGCATCCGATCCTAAATCACCGATTCGCTCTTCAAGAATCAAAGATATCATTGAGCTTCAAACTAACGCTGCTACGGTCGAATATCTGCTAGCAGACGTCAATAGTGAGCAACATGCACAAAATTTTGCTCAACTTTATGATTCAGGTGCCAAAATTATCGTATGTGATGCGCAATCTCATACCGATCTCTTTGATCTCTACCATGCTGCAAGTCAACTCAATGTTCCTACGGTATTCGTGACTACCGGTGAGTTAACTTATTCACTTGTCGCTCAGGAATCTTCTCCTCTGACAGAGCTTAGACGTAACCCTGCACCAGTACTGGCCGTGATTGGTTCGATGAGTGAAATGACGTTAAAGCAGTCTCAATATTTGCTTGATAACAAAGACGCCGAAGTCATCGACCTAGATCTTGAGAAACTGCTATCACCTGATTGGACAAGCTATCTTGAGACAAAGTCTGACCAAGCCATTGAAGTATTAAAGCAAGGTTCGAACTGTGTGGTTCGCAGCTGCAAGAATGCCGAACTGAGACATGAGTTAAAAGCCATTGCTGAGCAACATGGACTTAGCCAAAAACAGCTTGCAGAACATGTTCGTGAATGCCTTGCCTCCTTTGCTTCTCAAATTATCAGAACATCGAACGCATATATCGGTGGAATGATTCTATGTGGTGGCGATATTGCTATCGCAACCGCTCAACACTTAGGAGCTTCCTCTTATCAGATAGGAGGCAGAGTTGCAGGTTGTGTCCCTTGGGGAACATTGAACAGCACTTTCACTCCGTTCCCTATTTTTACGAAAGCTGGTGGCTTTGGCGAACCCGCTACTTTTTCCCAAGTTATTCAACAATTACATAAAGAGGTCAGACAATGA
- a CDS encoding VWA domain-containing protein gives MSDWQLEWQYLLQFHFLRPWWLLALIPLAVIFYLRWKVSSDENRFAFFPPHLRNALTVQRSGWTNQLPLKMLMLLLVLSVLICAGPAWQRQASPFGEDSASLMILLDNSESMQQKDVAPSRLERAKHKISDLTELRAGGKTGLMVYAGSSHVAMPLTKDNQVIYPYLSALNPGIMPLAGKAPQTALPLLSKQIEANKGNSILLVTDGVDANSVNEFERYFETQPYQLLILAIGNPDITVDSPMDLASLRTLAAKTNGKLIEMSIDNADVNQLNSQVERFMLINSDSSMPWQDEGYRLLYPLILLMLLWFRKGWLVKWSLVLVVSMPLLMPTAANAAGMVSSKTESTIATEHATLWDKTEQWWMDLWLTPDQQAQRLFNRGDYKQAAAHYQKPLNKGIAYYYAGEFKLANSAFMQDNTPQGLYYAASALARQREYVAARALLRQLNELPDLDSVLQQNIAHNLKAISAIIDEINIMSESQANSMDMDQEVSIELPDDQPQTADGADENTTQENMIQQKLSADDILGDPKLAEVWLKRVEADPSRFLQSKFQIQYNQAGSEVNRAEETGND, from the coding sequence ATGAGTGATTGGCAGCTTGAATGGCAATATCTTTTGCAGTTTCATTTTTTACGCCCTTGGTGGTTACTGGCATTGATACCATTGGCAGTGATTTTCTATCTACGCTGGAAAGTGAGTTCTGACGAAAATCGCTTTGCTTTTTTTCCTCCTCATCTGCGTAATGCGTTAACCGTGCAACGTTCCGGCTGGACAAATCAACTGCCGCTTAAAATGCTTATGCTGTTGCTTGTCCTGTCTGTTTTGATCTGTGCTGGCCCTGCATGGCAAAGACAAGCTTCTCCATTTGGTGAAGATTCAGCATCGCTGATGATTCTGCTTGATAATAGCGAAAGTATGCAGCAGAAAGATGTCGCACCGAGTCGACTTGAGCGAGCAAAACACAAGATCTCTGATTTAACAGAGTTGCGTGCTGGTGGTAAGACAGGACTAATGGTGTATGCGGGCAGTTCCCATGTTGCGATGCCGCTTACCAAAGATAATCAGGTGATATATCCATATTTGTCGGCGCTAAACCCAGGCATCATGCCACTTGCAGGGAAAGCTCCTCAAACCGCGTTACCTTTGTTGTCTAAGCAGATTGAAGCTAACAAAGGCAACTCAATCCTATTAGTGACGGATGGTGTTGATGCCAACTCGGTCAACGAATTTGAACGCTATTTTGAAACTCAGCCTTATCAGCTACTCATTCTCGCAATCGGTAATCCGGATATTACCGTAGATTCACCAATGGATTTGGCATCTTTGCGCACGTTGGCAGCAAAGACCAATGGTAAGCTGATTGAAATGAGCATTGATAATGCCGACGTTAATCAGCTTAACAGCCAAGTTGAGCGTTTTATGCTGATTAACAGTGATTCATCCATGCCTTGGCAAGATGAAGGTTATCGCCTGTTATATCCATTAATATTGCTGATGTTGCTATGGTTCCGTAAAGGCTGGCTAGTGAAGTGGAGCTTGGTGTTGGTAGTGAGTATGCCCTTGCTTATGCCAACCGCTGCGAACGCTGCGGGTATGGTATCGAGCAAAACAGAATCGACAATTGCCACAGAGCACGCGACGTTATGGGACAAAACCGAACAGTGGTGGATGGATTTATGGCTAACGCCTGATCAACAAGCCCAGCGATTGTTTAATCGTGGTGATTACAAGCAAGCGGCCGCTCACTATCAAAAGCCTCTGAATAAAGGCATTGCTTACTACTACGCGGGTGAATTCAAACTGGCTAATTCTGCCTTTATGCAAGATAACACCCCGCAAGGGCTTTATTACGCAGCCAGTGCACTAGCCAGACAGCGCGAGTATGTAGCCGCTCGTGCTCTGTTAAGGCAATTGAACGAGTTACCCGATCTCGATAGCGTTTTGCAACAGAATATCGCTCACAATCTTAAAGCTATCAGTGCAATTATTGATGAAATCAACATCATGAGTGAATCTCAGGCTAACAGCATGGATATGGATCAGGAAGTTTCCATTGAACTGCCTGATGATCAACCTCAAACTGCTGACGGTGCTGACGAGAATACTACGCAGGAAAATATGATTCAGCAAAAGCTCAGTGCAGACGATATCTTAGGTGATCCAAAGCTTGCGGAAGTATGGCTGAAGCGTGTAGAAGCCGATCCAAGCCGCTTCTTACAGTCTAAGTTTCAGATTCAGTACAATCAAGCGGGTTCTGAAGTGAATAGAGCAGAGGAAACGGGAAATGATTAA
- a CDS encoding bifunctional diguanylate cyclase/phosphodiesterase produces MKRSLKSAILIPFIVVFFITFIGITSIQIYKFEQQSRMLGEKKILSITNNIKTKLDNFLKETMHFGMVIGNVIASNEYNKGHDISNVQDYLHSTVTDVYHLLPQVEVVGFGSSSADYVGFRKGENGDNQLILKDSRTKGRLTFYSGDSISSDALMTVNNYDPRNRPWYLSVLEAKNPIWSTLYTSIDVYNKTNSTISASIPINNKSGDIDGVVSLDINIEQLINFMLKLKSEYDATVYIFNDNGELISNTGSDNISNVNYSRGGITLDPIIIKSLQHISDFKNHTFDKVVKYKTHVGDEEFYNSITPYAAEGTEDFRWYIGVSISQSSLLDVSVENRILSWLIGLGICAVGLWVVAYHINKIIYPIELTIEAADMLASGHRIGRIKTNGEIKEIRKLVSSFNRMSLKIERTIDKLKNQAFSDALTKLSSKAGLIDDYKKSKAHKGTLFVFSINTFKNINDSLGYEKGDLVLKEVANRLTKFSEEGSLIARIDGGKFALLSPRELDFRQSKTYAKSIKQFLTERFIIDGVEVAFRISVGVVTDIQDYSGIEQCLRNASVALSNGQKGQGRIFHFSREMLEKIEHKTQMCADIKHGIENHEFTPFYQPIVELKTGEVVGAEALARWISPKLGMVPPDRFIPIAEESGFIDQLGELILLQACSDITNGIAEGKWTDDFKMHVNISVLQLSRSSFLTSLQDIMNSTQVNPNNLSLEITESGLTENKGIFNRNLEAIIAMGIHVSIDDFGTGYSSLSYLQELDFDCLKIDRAFISTLTEDNFDSSLTAMILNISKTIDTYVVAEGIETETQAKLLNRLDCQFGQGYFFGKPAPYECWNY; encoded by the coding sequence ATGAAAAGAAGTTTAAAGTCAGCAATACTTATTCCGTTTATTGTCGTGTTTTTTATAACGTTTATCGGGATAACCTCGATTCAGATATATAAGTTTGAACAACAAAGTCGAATGTTGGGTGAGAAGAAAATATTATCTATCACAAACAACATAAAGACGAAATTGGATAACTTCCTTAAAGAAACGATGCATTTTGGAATGGTGATTGGCAATGTAATCGCTTCCAATGAATATAATAAAGGTCATGACATTTCTAATGTCCAAGACTATCTCCACTCCACAGTGACAGATGTTTATCACCTTCTTCCACAAGTTGAAGTGGTTGGGTTTGGTTCAAGTTCAGCAGACTATGTGGGATTTAGAAAAGGTGAAAATGGCGATAACCAATTGATACTAAAAGATAGCCGAACCAAAGGTCGTTTAACTTTCTATTCTGGAGATTCTATTTCTAGCGATGCATTGATGACAGTGAACAACTATGACCCAAGAAATAGGCCTTGGTATCTCTCTGTACTAGAAGCTAAAAATCCAATCTGGTCTACGCTATATACAAGTATTGATGTCTACAATAAAACGAATTCAACGATTTCTGCGTCTATCCCTATTAATAATAAATCAGGTGATATAGATGGCGTTGTTTCATTAGATATTAATATCGAACAGTTAATAAACTTCATGCTCAAATTGAAAAGTGAATATGATGCGACGGTTTATATTTTCAATGATAACGGTGAGCTGATTTCAAATACTGGTTCAGACAATATAAGTAATGTGAATTATTCAAGAGGTGGTATTACTTTAGACCCCATTATTATTAAAAGTTTGCAACATATTTCAGATTTTAAAAATCATACTTTTGACAAAGTAGTTAAATACAAAACACATGTTGGTGACGAAGAGTTTTACAACAGCATTACCCCTTATGCCGCAGAAGGAACAGAAGACTTTCGTTGGTATATCGGTGTTTCCATTTCACAAAGCTCACTGTTAGATGTGTCGGTTGAAAATCGGATCTTAAGTTGGCTGATAGGTTTAGGTATCTGCGCTGTTGGCTTATGGGTCGTCGCTTATCACATTAATAAAATCATATACCCGATTGAACTAACCATCGAAGCGGCAGACATGCTGGCTTCAGGACATAGAATTGGCAGAATCAAAACTAACGGCGAAATTAAGGAAATTCGAAAGTTAGTAAGCAGTTTTAACAGGATGTCACTAAAAATTGAGAGGACAATAGATAAGTTAAAGAATCAGGCTTTTAGTGACGCGCTTACAAAGCTAAGCAGTAAGGCTGGGCTTATTGATGACTACAAGAAAAGTAAGGCGCATAAAGGCACTCTCTTTGTGTTCAGTATTAATACATTCAAAAATATCAATGACTCCCTCGGTTATGAAAAAGGCGATTTAGTATTAAAAGAAGTGGCAAATCGTTTAACGAAATTTTCCGAAGAAGGCAGTCTGATTGCCAGAATTGATGGCGGTAAGTTTGCTTTACTGTCTCCAAGAGAACTGGATTTTAGGCAATCAAAGACCTATGCCAAAAGCATTAAGCAATTCTTAACAGAACGCTTTATTATCGATGGTGTAGAAGTTGCTTTCAGAATATCAGTAGGAGTTGTTACCGATATCCAAGATTATTCAGGCATAGAACAGTGCCTGAGAAATGCCAGTGTTGCATTGTCTAACGGTCAGAAAGGCCAAGGCAGAATTTTCCACTTTAGTCGTGAAATGCTGGAGAAAATCGAGCACAAAACTCAGATGTGTGCTGATATTAAGCATGGGATAGAGAATCATGAATTCACTCCGTTTTACCAACCTATTGTAGAGTTGAAAACTGGCGAAGTCGTTGGTGCAGAGGCTCTTGCGCGCTGGATTTCACCTAAGCTTGGCATGGTGCCGCCGGATAGGTTTATTCCTATCGCTGAAGAAAGTGGTTTTATTGACCAATTGGGAGAGTTGATCCTACTTCAGGCTTGTTCAGATATAACGAATGGGATTGCTGAAGGTAAATGGACTGACGATTTCAAAATGCATGTCAATATTTCAGTATTACAGCTTTCTCGCTCTTCGTTTTTGACAAGCTTGCAAGACATCATGAATAGCACTCAAGTGAATCCAAATAATCTGTCTTTGGAGATCACGGAGTCTGGGCTTACGGAAAACAAAGGTATTTTTAATCGTAACCTAGAAGCAATTATCGCAATGGGAATTCATGTTTCAATTGACGACTTTGGCACCGGGTACAGCTCTTTATCCTATTTGCAAGAACTGGATTTTGACTGTTTGAAAATTGACCGTGCTTTTATCAGTACCTTAACTGAAGATAATTTTGATTCATCATTAACGGCAATGATTTTGAATATCTCAAAGACGATTGATACCTATGTGGTTGCGGAAGGTATAGAGACAGAAACTCAAGCTAAGCTATTAAACCGTTTAGATTGCCAATTTGGGCAGGGGTATTTCTTTGGTAAGCCTGCACCTTATGAATGCTGGAACTATTAA
- the pdxA gene encoding 4-hydroxythreonine-4-phosphate dehydrogenase PdxA: MKGVIGITMGDPAGIGPEIILKALETDSLSGTNCVVIGSAEILQMVIDKKLAKPQKINIINKVSEAQFESGIVNVLDTPLADLDNFEFGKVQAQAGDLAYRCIETATALALKGEISAIATAPLNKEALHLAGHHYPGHTELLAKLTDTKDYAMVLYTDTLRVIHVTTHIALLKFLQTLNKTRVNTVIKIADEFMKKAGFAKPKIAVAGVNPHAGENGLFGHEEIETLNPCIETMKQEGLDVYGPCPPDTVFLQASQGQYDIVVAMYHDQGHIPLKLMGFYDGVNITAGLPFFRTSADHGTAFDIAWLGKANPESMVKSVELAVKLSNV; encoded by the coding sequence ATGAAAGGTGTCATTGGTATCACAATGGGCGATCCTGCAGGGATAGGGCCTGAAATCATTCTTAAAGCACTCGAAACAGATTCTCTGTCCGGAACCAATTGCGTTGTGATTGGCAGTGCAGAAATTCTTCAAATGGTGATCGATAAAAAATTGGCTAAGCCACAAAAAATCAACATCATCAACAAAGTTAGCGAAGCTCAGTTTGAATCAGGAATCGTGAACGTTCTTGATACGCCTTTAGCGGATCTAGACAATTTTGAGTTCGGTAAAGTACAAGCGCAAGCGGGTGATCTTGCATACCGCTGTATAGAAACGGCGACTGCGCTGGCATTAAAAGGCGAAATTAGTGCTATTGCAACTGCTCCATTGAACAAAGAAGCGCTGCATTTGGCGGGGCATCACTACCCTGGTCATACTGAGTTACTAGCAAAACTTACTGACACCAAAGATTACGCTATGGTTCTTTACACGGACACTCTGCGTGTAATCCACGTTACGACTCACATCGCATTACTTAAATTTTTACAGACACTCAATAAAACTCGAGTAAATACTGTTATTAAAATCGCCGACGAGTTCATGAAAAAAGCAGGTTTTGCTAAACCAAAAATTGCTGTTGCAGGCGTGAACCCACATGCTGGCGAAAATGGTCTATTTGGCCATGAAGAGATCGAAACTTTAAACCCTTGTATCGAAACCATGAAGCAAGAAGGTTTGGATGTTTATGGCCCTTGTCCGCCAGATACCGTGTTCTTACAGGCCTCTCAAGGTCAGTACGATATCGTTGTCGCTATGTACCACGACCAAGGTCACATCCCGTTGAAATTGATGGGCTTTTACGATGGTGTTAACATCACGGCCGGGTTACCGTTTTTCCGTACCTCGGCAGACCATGGCACTGCGTTTGACATTGCATGGTTAGGTAAGGCGAACCCAGAAAGTATGGTTAAATCCGTCGAGTTGGCGGTCAAATTGAGCAATGTATGA
- a CDS encoding DeoR/GlpR family DNA-binding transcription regulator — protein MKNHRVEQIIEYLKHHNLVTVDDLVKVVAASPATIRRDLIKLDEQGVITRTHGGVSLNRFVANQPTTNEKMLRSMREKQNIAETAAALVQAGDSVVLDAGTTSMALVKHLIHLPIRVITVDLHIALFLSEFKQIEVIVTGGTVDHSSQSTIGEHGRQLLRSINPDIAFLTCNSWSLEKGVTTPTDEKAALKRDIILNANKKVLIADSSKYGAYSLYKACDLVDTTQIITDINLDDEIQSKIRSKNIELITV, from the coding sequence ATGAAAAATCACCGCGTTGAGCAGATAATTGAATACCTTAAACACCATAACTTGGTGACAGTCGATGACTTAGTGAAAGTTGTGGCGGCATCTCCCGCCACTATTCGCCGCGACTTGATCAAACTTGATGAACAAGGTGTCATCACTCGAACTCATGGCGGTGTTTCATTAAACCGATTCGTAGCGAATCAGCCAACCACCAATGAAAAAATGCTGCGCAGTATGCGTGAAAAACAAAACATTGCAGAAACGGCAGCAGCATTAGTTCAGGCTGGAGACTCAGTGGTACTCGATGCGGGTACAACCTCAATGGCACTGGTTAAGCACCTTATTCATTTACCGATCAGAGTGATTACGGTTGACCTGCATATTGCGCTGTTCTTGTCTGAATTTAAGCAGATTGAAGTCATTGTTACAGGCGGTACTGTCGACCACAGCAGCCAATCCACCATTGGCGAGCACGGAAGACAATTGTTACGCTCAATCAACCCAGACATCGCATTTTTAACCTGCAATAGCTGGAGTTTAGAAAAAGGCGTAACTACACCGACAGACGAAAAAGCAGCGTTAAAGCGCGACATTATTCTTAACGCCAACAAGAAAGTCCTGATTGCGGACAGCTCGAAATACGGTGCTTATTCTCTGTATAAGGCATGTGATTTGGTTGATACCACCCAAATAATCACAGACATCAACCTCGATGACGAAATTCAATCAAAGATTCGTTCAAAAAATATCGAGTTAATCACCGTATAA
- a CDS encoding HAD family hydrolase, translating into MNKENVVKLAHLKKYALAILFSLASLNFAWAAEDPLPSWNSGPSKTAIIKFVQSVTNADSPDFVPVAERIATFDNDGTLWSEQPMYFQIQFALDRVKALAPSHPNWQTEEPFASVLKGDLKNLHTEDLMKVLYVTHTGMNSDEFDAIAKEWIATAKHPVTGKKYTEMVFQPMLELLDYLRANDFKTFIVSGGGTGFMRAWVESVYDIPPEQVVGTTFKTEFVMNNGVPEIKRLPEILVNDDKEMKALEIYERIGRRPIAAFGNSDGDLAMLQWTYAGKGLRFPMYIHHTDEKREYKYDRESHIGRLDKGLDEAKAKGWTVVDMAKEWKTIYPN; encoded by the coding sequence ATGAACAAGGAGAACGTCGTGAAGTTGGCTCATTTAAAAAAATATGCCTTAGCAATTTTGTTTAGCTTAGCTTCTCTAAACTTTGCTTGGGCTGCTGAAGACCCTCTTCCGTCATGGAACTCTGGTCCTTCAAAAACAGCGATCATTAAGTTTGTTCAGTCAGTAACGAATGCGGACTCTCCAGACTTTGTGCCAGTTGCTGAACGCATTGCCACGTTTGATAACGATGGAACTTTGTGGTCTGAGCAACCTATGTATTTCCAGATCCAGTTTGCGCTTGATCGAGTTAAAGCATTAGCCCCTTCGCACCCTAATTGGCAGACTGAAGAACCGTTTGCCAGTGTACTGAAAGGTGATTTGAAGAACCTGCATACAGAAGATTTGATGAAGGTGTTGTATGTCACTCACACTGGCATGAACAGTGACGAATTTGATGCGATTGCGAAAGAGTGGATTGCGACGGCGAAGCACCCAGTTACGGGTAAGAAATACACTGAGATGGTATTCCAACCAATGTTGGAACTGCTTGATTACTTACGCGCAAACGATTTCAAAACATTCATTGTTTCGGGCGGTGGTACTGGATTTATGCGAGCGTGGGTTGAGTCTGTATACGATATTCCGCCAGAGCAAGTGGTAGGCACAACCTTTAAAACTGAGTTTGTTATGAATAACGGCGTACCAGAGATCAAACGTTTACCTGAAATCTTGGTGAACGACGATAAAGAGATGAAAGCTCTGGAAATTTACGAGCGTATTGGTCGTCGTCCTATTGCTGCGTTTGGTAACTCAGACGGTGATTTGGCGATGCTGCAATGGACTTACGCAGGTAAAGGCTTACGTTTCCCTATGTACATTCATCACACGGACGAGAAACGCGAATACAAATACGATCGCGAATCCCACATCGGTCGTTTAGACAAAGGCCTAGATGAAGCAAAAGCGAAAGGTTGGACTGTGGTGGACATGGCAAAAGAGTGGAAAACTATCTATCCAAATTAA
- a CDS encoding BatD family protein, whose translation MIKWTQQRFSELMRAMILVLLLILSGVTFADESQSTQVTVKTWLGSKPTDELQVFAPTQQIILNIEVSTNTWYTAGTKISSLEIPDVLVKRRNPFAVNSTQREKGQTWSRQLWEVVLYPQKSGDFIVPPVSLEVQVAGSNGDKQKVTLETTPQQFRVELPNAELGGTKSWFAASDVKVKQDWQTSSDEPKVGDTITRVIEVQAQDSLSVLLPNLMTNSVNDAWQGYPNPPELTDTQSRDGYLSKRKDSLTYVLQQGGDITWPSYEIWWWNSEKQSLEKITIEGYKVHVKHTLASWLKAYRYMILGAALVLFTLVMVMLTARRYYRTHPSPAWVKYYLSVFKRQWPLARALLYKKVRKAYGSLEISYAIPEHLQPKSLQVQTDDINRVVMSKLWQNIKRKVKRRRMIPKALPELDCIKK comes from the coding sequence ATGATTAAGTGGACTCAGCAACGCTTTTCGGAACTTATGCGCGCAATGATATTAGTGTTGTTGCTGATTTTGAGCGGAGTAACATTCGCTGACGAGTCTCAGTCTACACAAGTGACAGTGAAAACCTGGCTTGGTAGCAAACCGACAGATGAACTGCAAGTGTTTGCACCTACTCAACAAATCATCCTCAATATCGAAGTGTCTACTAACACTTGGTATACCGCAGGTACAAAAATTTCATCGTTAGAAATACCCGATGTATTGGTCAAACGCCGCAACCCTTTTGCTGTGAACTCTACGCAGCGCGAGAAAGGACAAACATGGTCTCGTCAGTTGTGGGAAGTAGTTCTCTATCCGCAGAAAAGTGGCGACTTTATTGTTCCGCCAGTCTCTCTTGAGGTACAAGTTGCTGGTTCTAACGGCGACAAGCAAAAAGTTACTTTAGAGACAACGCCTCAGCAATTCAGAGTGGAACTTCCGAATGCTGAACTGGGGGGGACTAAAAGTTGGTTTGCTGCCAGCGATGTAAAGGTTAAACAAGATTGGCAAACTTCTTCAGACGAACCTAAAGTTGGCGACACGATTACTCGTGTGATTGAAGTTCAGGCGCAAGATTCGCTATCAGTGTTACTGCCGAATTTAATGACTAACTCAGTCAATGACGCATGGCAGGGGTACCCGAATCCACCTGAACTAACGGATACTCAAAGCCGTGATGGTTACTTATCAAAACGTAAAGATAGTCTCACTTATGTTTTGCAGCAGGGTGGGGACATTACTTGGCCGAGTTATGAAATTTGGTGGTGGAATTCGGAAAAGCAAAGCTTGGAGAAAATTACGATAGAAGGGTACAAGGTGCATGTTAAGCACACGTTAGCCTCATGGCTAAAAGCTTATCGTTATATGATTCTTGGTGCCGCTTTGGTTCTATTTACGCTGGTAATGGTCATGCTTACTGCCCGCCGTTATTACCGTACGCATCCATCTCCTGCATGGGTGAAGTATTACTTATCTGTGTTTAAAAGACAGTGGCCGCTTGCGCGCGCTTTGCTATACAAAAAAGTACGTAAGGCTTATGGCAGCTTAGAAATTTCCTATGCAATACCAGAACATTTACAACCAAAGTCTTTGCAAGTTCAAACTGATGACATTAATCGTGTTGTTATGTCGAAGTTATGGCAGAACATAAAACGCAAAGTGAAACGCAGAAGAATGATACCAAAAGCGTTGCCGGAGTTGGATTGCATTAAGAAATAG
- a CDS encoding iron-containing alcohol dehydrogenase has translation MNIFTTVISGGIEQMYQVLSNEQHLLIMTDSNVIKLDKVQSLVSSLEKQGYQYTLISDLPAEPTNHDVENLIDKLPAEVGVVVGIGGGSVLDISKLISVLYASNTDYLDNFNRLLEGEKPAARIPLVLVPTTAGTGAEATPNSIIALPEKATKVGIISPVMLPDYVVLAPELTTSMPPHITASTGIDALCHLIECYTASVANPVGDNYALIGMQKFFSNIEQVIEKPHDLMVRLNLLWASYYGGASISHSGTHLVHALSYPLGGKYKIPHGLANSLLLVPVMKHIYSHCEEKLANVYRLLPAADHSLSESAMAAELVKYLELLVMKLGLPTRLNAIGIEKHQLPELAESAMQVTRLLNHSPVKVSQQDVLELYQSITD, from the coding sequence ATGAACATCTTTACAACAGTGATTAGTGGCGGCATCGAACAGATGTACCAAGTTTTGTCTAATGAGCAGCACTTATTGATTATGACTGATAGCAATGTCATCAAGCTCGATAAGGTTCAGTCACTTGTTTCATCACTGGAAAAGCAAGGTTATCAATATACGCTAATCAGCGATTTGCCTGCAGAGCCAACCAACCATGATGTGGAAAACTTGATTGATAAGTTACCGGCTGAGGTTGGCGTCGTTGTCGGGATTGGTGGCGGAAGTGTATTGGATATATCAAAACTCATCTCAGTACTTTACGCTTCAAACACTGATTACTTAGATAATTTCAATCGTCTATTAGAAGGTGAAAAGCCTGCTGCAAGAATTCCTCTTGTTCTTGTTCCAACAACCGCAGGGACAGGCGCTGAAGCAACACCGAACTCAATTATCGCGCTTCCAGAAAAAGCCACTAAAGTTGGCATTATTTCCCCTGTGATGTTGCCGGACTACGTAGTTTTAGCCCCAGAATTGACGACATCAATGCCGCCGCATATTACGGCTTCTACTGGAATTGACGCACTTTGCCATCTCATCGAATGTTATACAGCAAGTGTTGCGAATCCTGTTGGGGATAATTATGCCTTGATTGGTATGCAGAAATTCTTCTCAAACATTGAGCAAGTGATTGAGAAACCACATGACTTAATGGTGCGTTTAAACCTACTGTGGGCTTCGTACTACGGTGGCGCTTCAATCTCTCACTCTGGAACGCACTTGGTGCATGCGCTCTCTTATCCGTTGGGTGGCAAATATAAAATCCCACATGGTTTAGCGAACTCATTACTGCTTGTACCAGTAATGAAGCATATCTACAGCCACTGTGAAGAAAAATTAGCCAATGTTTATCGCTTACTTCCTGCTGCTGACCACTCACTATCAGAATCTGCCATGGCAGCTGAACTGGTTAAATATCTTGAGCTGCTAGTAATGAAGCTCGGCTTACCGACGCGTTTAAATGCAATTGGTATTGAGAAACATCAGCTTCCTGAGCTGGCAGAAAGTGCGATGCAAGTAACACGATTACTCAACCATTCTCCGGTAAAAGTTTCACAGCAAGATGTGTTGGAACTTTATCAAAGTATTACAGATTAA